From a region of the Dermatophagoides farinae isolate YC_2012a chromosome 3, ASM2471394v1, whole genome shotgun sequence genome:
- the LOC124498436 gene encoding uncharacterized protein LOC124498436, whose translation MDSKSISSATSVEVNSDVNSVFTNKISESDSQEDVTSNSCSKPVEIPNHQNHILLLDEDHFSVNSDVDYLNDIEYSNLKRDEKIELTITKYRSQLESLETGNLNPNDKDEKKRQLVKKICDLKIKLVKLQEEAEFNNLKVDVQSQVDDLKDELSDDNPIFFKRIYSFSKSIGGHKLVLSSDVFENEKRLRTTWKNYVKNSSPLSLSPPSSASEMLNNSLPISRLLNLLTSNHLSYLTSSCVNWPMAACHPPTNPMQQLVCDHCCKKSTKSLNDYIFDALKFGKKEDSTPAISMQSSTDLRSSNPYLVCIYCFFTIHFNCLTKDVRKCPKLFFDSMNDDVIEEFYSRLYNYNTSPSSSSSSSSYSSFETKKSNGNSSNNDQTKSTPVNGIIESYQKRMKRIILKICPEIGLANQDFRCAECRISISPSPAKDAAKIISKPRLCDYSGLYFCETCHMGDIAIIPARVIHNWDFQPQPVARVSLQIISYLRNKSFHYDRTVLINLVEINPMLYGLVDELIQIKRLRTELCHIYKYIWLCKQPSKPRQWISIMCQLGSYLLNEQEINYLSFCDICDLKSLVGNLSELEHLFITHITTCEGCRGKGFYCELCPNKEDILFPFSPNTTICPICNAVYHKNCYYRRNRLCPRCNRIKGKNTVKFDGVKNGEINQDNETSEAT comes from the exons ATGGATTCCAAATCTATTTCATCTGCAACAAGTGTAGAAGTGAATTCCGACGTTAATTCAGTGTTTACGAATAAAATATCCGAATCGGATTCACAGGAAGATGTTACCAGCAATAGTTGCAGTAAACCAGTTGAGATCCCAAATCATCAGAAccatattttattattggatgAAGATCATTTTAGCGTCAATTCAGATGTCGATTATCTGAATGATATTGAATATTCG AATCTTAAACGTGATGAAAAGATTGAATTGACCATTACTAAATATCGTAGCCAATTAGAATCACTGGAGACTGGAAATTTGAATCCtaatgataaagatgaaaaGAAACGACAATTAGTCAAAAAGATTTGTGACCTTAAAATCAAGTTAGTGAAACTTCAAGAAGAGGCCGAATTTAACAATCTAAAAGTTGATGTTCAATCACAAGTAGATGATTTAAAAGATGAACTTTCAG acGATAATCCAATATTCTTTAAGCGGATATATTCGTTTTCGAAATCTATTGGTGGACATAAATTGGTGTTATCGAGTGATGTattcgaaaatgaaaaacgtcTTCGAACTACATGGAAAAATTATGTCAAAAactcatcaccattatcattatcaccaccatcatctgCAAGTGAAATGTTGAATAATTCGTTACCGATATCCCGTCTATTAAATCTATTAACATCCAATCATCTATCATACTTAACCAGTAGTTGCGTGAATTGGCCAATGGCTGCTTGTCATCCACCTACGAACCCGATGCAACAACTTGTCTGTGATCATTGTtgtaaaaaatcaacaaaatcattgaatgattatatttttgATGCTTTGAAATTTGGTAAAAAAGAAGATTCTACACCAGCGATTAGTATGCAATCTTCCACCGATCTTCGTTCATCTAATCCCTATCTAGTCTGCatctattgtttttttaccattcattttaattgtcTTACAAAAGATGTACGTAAATGTCCAAagttattttttgattcaatgaacGATGATGTTATCGAAGAATTTTACTCACGTCTATACAATTATAATAcctcaccatcatcatcatcatcatcatcatcgtattcgtcgtttgaaacaaaaaaatcaaacggCAATTCTAGTAATAATGATCAGACTAAATCAACACCGGTTAATGGTATTATAGAAAGCtatcaaaaaagaatgaaacgTATTATACTAAAAATTTGTCCTGAAATTGGCCTCGCAAATCAAGATTTTCGTTGCGCTGAATGTCGAATATCCATTTCGCCATCACCGGCTAAAGATGCGGCAAAAATCATATCAAAGCCAAGACTTTGTGATTATTCGGGTCTATATTTTTGTGAAACTTGTCACATGGGTGATATTGCAATCATACCGGCTAGAGTTATACATAATTGGGATTTTCAACCTCAACCCGTCGCCCGAGTATCATTACAAATCATTTCATACTTACGGAATAAATCATTCCATTATGATCGTACTGTTTTGATTAATCTGGTCGAAATCAATCCAATGCTTTATGGATTGGTCGATGAACTAATCCAGATTAAA CGCCTACGAACTGAACTTTGTCATATATACAAATACATTTGGCTATGTAAACAACCATCGAAACCACGACAATGGATCTCGATCATGTGCCAGCTAGGATCGTATCTattgaatgaacaagaaaTCAATTATCTTTCCTTCTGTGATATCTGTGATCTAAAATCATTAGTTGGTAATCTATCCGAACTTGAACATCTATTCATCACTCATATTACTACTTGTGaa GGTTGTCGAGGAAAAGGATTCTATTGTGAACTTTGTCCAAACAAAGAAGACATATTGTTTCCATTCTCACCGAACACAACAATTTGTCCCATTTGTAATGCTGTTTATCACAA aAATTGTTATTATCGTCGCAATCGTTTGTGTCCACGATGTAATCGGATCAAAGGCAAAAATACGGTCAAATTTGATGGCGTTAAAAATGGAGAAATCAATCAGGATAATGAAACTTCCGAAGCAACGTAA
- the LOC124498439 gene encoding NDP-glycosyltransferase YjiC: protein MMHSVHVLFVPLDTYGHINSCIGIAEKIIQLGHQVTFVLERAWLGKLTKWGFNEITYVDPSRDPNQGPNDHWTKSIDMIAETLPEDSLYKAQHQNAKEFEEFVFNALNFNEELKSIIEQVNPDVIVLDHYFTVPAIYQSGRKWIYMTSATPLTAIIHPDTPPTGSGYPTDGDRKQWQIFNEISEKRDGPIINRFNQVLMEKYGLPSLPEGSAFHPSPYLNIYAYPEDLDYLDVRPLPDKWKRFDNFIRSPQVGTNNQFELPDKLKNRHGKLIFVSMGSMGCSQLKLTKRLIDILSQSSHRFLMVMGSCKEMVNLPDNIWGDIMLPQVQIIPMVDLVITHGGNNSVIESLYYGKPMVICPLFYDQYDNAQRVTEKGFGNRINPYKCEPKELLDMIEHILNDQNMNDRCRKISEKMQKIDSQMEAAKAIINVVSEK from the coding sequence atgatgcaCTCTGTTCATGTTCTTTTCGTGCCATTAGATACATATGGTCATATTAATTCATGTATCGGTATAgctgaaaaaatcattcaactTGGTCATCAAGTAACATTTGTTTTGGAAAGAGCTTGGTTAGGAAAATTAACCAAATGgggattcaatgaaattactTATGTTGATCCATCACGTGATCCTAATCAAGGTCCAAATGATCATTGGAccaaatcaattgatatgATTGCTGAAACATTACCAGAAGATTCACTTTACAAAGCTCAACATCAAAATGCTAAAGAATTcgaagaatttgtttttaatgcattaaatttcaatgaggaattgaaatcgattattgaaCAAGTCAATCCGGATGTTATTGTGCTTGATCACTATTTCACTGTTCCTGCTATTTACCAAAGTGGTCGAAAATGGATCTACATGACAAGTGCCACACCGTTAACTGCAATAATTCACCCGGATACACCTCCAACAGGATCAGGATATCCTACCGATGGCGACAGAAAACAATGGCAAATATTTAATGAGATATCAGAGAAACGTGATGGACCAATCATAAATAGATTTAATCAAgtattgatggaaaaatatgGCCTGCCAAGTTTGCCAGAAGGCAGTGCTTTCCATCCATCACCTTATCTAAACATTTATGCATATCCTGAAGATTTAGACTATCTGGATGTTCGGCCATTACCCGACAAATGGAAACgttttgacaattttattCGATCTCCTCAAGTTGgaacaaataatcaatttgaattaccagataaattaaaaaatcgtCATGGAAAATTAATATTTGTTTCGATGGGATCGATGGGTTGTTCACAATTGAAACTTACAAAACGCTTAATAGATATTTTGAGCCAATCATCACATCGATTCCTGATGGTCATGGGATCTTGCAAGGAAATGGTCAACTTACCGGACAACATATGGGGCGATATTATGTTACCGCAAGTACAGATTATACCTATGGTTGATTTGGTGATTACACACGGTGGTAACAACAGtgtcattgaatcattataCTATGGAAAACCAATGGTCATTTGTCCATTGTTTTATGATCAATATGATAATGCTCAAAGAGTGACTGAGAAAGGATTCGGCAATCGTATTAATCCATATAAATGTGAACCTAAAGAGCTTCTGGATATGATTGAACATATtttaaatgatcaaaacatGAATGATCGATGTCGAAAAATTTCggaaaaaatgcaaaaaatcGATAGCCAAATGGAAGCAGCCAAAGCTATTATCAATGTTGTATCagagaaatga
- the car gene encoding vacuolar protein sorting-associated protein 33A gives MSHLNSGRLNLSSLRDFQRTDLFALLDSIDGTKAIVWDQQLIAPFELISNIKSFMEHKVIQNLKFRSVQGSMVEAQNVVYFIRPTLSYMDTIAEDIRASESIRNCNFHIIFVPRKCILCEKRLETLGVFGSFTTIEEYSPDFFVLDSDVISIEWPLCFRECNLEMDYSSLYQLAKSLMTLQCAFGIIPSVYGIGRLSKILYDYMNKMKSELISIENNVVSMIDQLILIDRSVDLLSPSITQLTYEGLLDEIYGINQTAIRLPPEKFITNNDDQTTSSAPKKSQVGKFYLNSGDELFKKLRDLYYLRVGPVLRVSAKNLTTQFDERRTAKTVREIKQFVEKIPYLQRLRNQQANHTSMAELIREVTDREEFHERIFCENELLNCFEIDSINPFIETCISRSEDIITVLRLILLQTICANGLKQKTLDYYKREILQTYGYQHLLTLNAMEKCGLLRISNGYGISYSGLRVKFRLTKESSKSNNANVNNGDNQLILYQGQVHDVYFPFTVRIVQHIDQFGYRSFNDAFTRQCKPEPNGQNPYTIFEENQSTGNIRRRRNSDTTSMQSTSETNDKLVLVLFIGGCTFSEISALRLLAQKENVNSEFIIATTSIINGKTLLQSIADPLSTKKK, from the exons ATGTCACATCTCAATTCTGGTCGCCTGAATCTGTCATCATTACGAGATTTTCAACGAACCGATCTGTTTGCTCTTCTGGATTCGATCGATGGAACCAAAGCTATCGTATGGGATCAACAATTGATCGCTCCTTTTGAACTTATTAGTAATATAAAATCATTCATGGAGCATAAAGTTatacaaaatttgaaatttcgaTCCGTACAAGGATCGATGGTTGAAGCTCAaaatgttgtttattttatccGACCGACCCTAAGTTATATGGACACAATAGCCG aggATATTCGAGCTTCAGAATCAATTCGTAATTGtaattttcatataatttTTGTACCAAGAAAATGTATTTTATGTGAAAAAAGATTGGAAACTTTGGGCGTATTTGGTTCGTTTACTACGATCGAAGAATATTCACCCGATTTCTTTGTTCTGGATTCTGATGTTATTTCCATTGAATGGCCTTTATGTTTTCGTGAATGTAATCTTGAAATGGATTATTCTTCATTATATCAATTGGCAAAATCATTAATGACATTACAATGTGCCTTCGGTATCATACCATCTGTTTATGGTATTGGCCGTTTGTCGAAAATCCTATATGAttatatgaacaaaatgaaaagtgaATTAATCAgtattgaaaacaatgttGTATCcatgattgatcaattgatattGATCGATAGATCTGTTGATCTGCTTTCACCATCCATTACGCAACTTACCTATGAAGGGCTATTGGATGAAATATATGGTATCAATCAGACAGCAATTCGTTTGCCAccagaaaaattcataaccaataatgatgatcaaacgaCATCTTCGGCaccaaaaaaatcacaagTTGGAAAATTCTATTTGAATTCTGGTGATGAACTTTTCAAAAAACTTCGTGATCTTTATTATCTTCGAGTTGGACCAGTGTTGCGCGTATCAGCAAAAAATCTTACCACTCAATTCGATGAACGACGTACAGCTAAAACTGTTAGAGAAATAAAACAGTTTGTAGAAAAAATACCTTATCTTCAACGACTTCGGAACCAACAAGCCAATCATACATCGATGGCGGAACTAATTCGTGAAGTCACCGACCGTGAAGAGTTTCATGAAAGGATATTT TGTGAAAACGAATTACTGAATTGTTTCGAAATCGATTCTATCAATCCATTTATTGAAACTTGTATCAGTCGTTCAGAAGATATTATAACGGTTTTACGTCTAATTTTACTACAAACTATTTGTGCCAATGGtcttaaacaaaaaacacttgattattataaacgTGAAATTTTACAAACATATGGCTATCAACATTTATTAACATTAAATGCAATGGAAAAATGTGGTTTACTTCGAATTTCAAATGGTTATGGAATATCATATTCAGGATTACGGGTAAAATTCCGATTGACAAAAGAATCTTCTAAATCCAACAATGCCAATGTTAACAATGGTGATAATCAGCTGATATTGTATCAGGGACAAGTTCATGAtgtttattttccattcaccGTTCGTATTGTTCAAcatatcgatcaatttgGTTACcgatcattcaatgatgcaTTCACTAGACAATGTAAACCAGAACCAAATGGACAGAATCCATATACGATATTcgaagaaaatcaatcaaccgGTAATATTCGTCGCCGACGTAATTCCGATACAACATCCATGCAATCAACATCggaaacaaatgataaattagTATTGGTTTTATTCATCGGTGGCTGTACATTTTCGGAAATATCTGCACTACGTTTATTGGCACAGAAAGAAAATGTCAATTCGGAATTTATCATTGCAACCACATCAATAATTAATGGTAAAACACTTCTTCAATCTATTGCCGATCCTTTGTCtacgaagaaaaaataa
- the LOC124498564 gene encoding prolyl 4-hydroxylase subunit alpha-1 produces the protein MNQQNLIMDNDNHSIQLINQRQQQQQLDDCHQNFIRSSPNSNNNNNELLFNKIFAIIILCCCCLLIHQHDGVIPTVQCDIFSSTATIQSLMHLERHLVTSLTLYMENLEERSNQIKMYLSEFAYSAGQKRFAGTYADNLMDNPLQAFQLVKRLTINWNKIVKTVKKDDEWQQVDQLMNSYSMLLPKQEDLNGAALALIRLQDTYNLSLTDMADGYIMGKDSSIRLSARDCLYLGKNAFNNGYYGHSLEWFDEALVRAHQEGNRTASVDEIVPFYQLAIEYIDRLDNELREQNFPRHSDKLRVVEGDNEDYKRYQMLCRGEEFPMDKTELKRRTSDQRCYYSTNNGHPYLILKPLKVEQFNSEPFIAMYYDVISDKEIEIIKELSMPMLTRARVLTDDKDNEISTVRVSQTAWFTEANEPLIGQLNRRIESITGLSVNMNKSDCELVQIANYGIGGHYVPHYDYLIKDKPENQRTNISEKDQYAGDRIATFMFYLSDVEVGGSTVFTRLGIRVNPVKGAAIFWYNLLRNGEGIIDTIHGACPVLIGEKWVANYWIREHGQIFHRPCSLDPTN, from the exons atgaatcaacaaaatctcattatggataatgataatcattcaattcaattaataaatcaacgacaacaacaacaacaacttgatGATTGTCACCAAAATTTCATACGTTCATCGCcaaatagcaacaacaacaacaatgaattgtTATTTAATAAAATCTTTGCCATAATCatactttgttgttgttgtctactcattcatcaacatgatgGAGTAATACCAACGGTACAATGTGATATCTTCAGTTCAACGGCTACCATTCAAAGTTTAATGCACCT tGAAAGACATCTAGTTACTTCCTTAACATTATATATGGAAAATCTAGAGGAaagatcaaatcaaattaaaat GTATCTAAGTGAATTTGCCTATTCAGCTGGACAGAAACGTTTTGCTGGAACATATGCCGATAATTTAATGGATAATCCATTACAGGCATTTCAATTAGTTAAACGTTTAACAATTAATTGGAATAAAATTGTtaaaacagtaaaaaaagatgatgaatggCAACAGGTGGATCAATTAATGAATAGCTATAGTATGCTATTACCGAAACAGGAAGATTTGAATGGTGCTGCATTGGCATTAATTCGTTTACAAGATACTTATAATCTAAGTCTTACCGATATGGCTGATGGATATATTATGGGCAAAGACTCTTCCATACGATTATCAG CACGCGATTGTCTATATTTAGGCAAAAATGCATTCAACAATGGTTATTATGGCCATTCATTAGAATGGTTCGATGAAGCATTAGTACGTGCACATCAAGAAGGTAATCGTACAGCATCAGTGGATGAAATTGTTCCTTTTTATCAATTGGCAATCGAATAC ATTGATCGATTAGACAATGAATTACGGgaacaaaattttccacGACATTCGGATAAACTTCGTGTGGTAGAAGGTGATAACGAAGATTATAAACGATATCAAATGCTTTGTCGTGGTGAAGAGTTTCCAATGGAT AAAACTGAATTAAAACGTCGAACATCCGATCAAcgttgttattattcaacaaacaatggCCATCCATATCTAATATTAAAACCACTAAAAGTAGAACAATTCAACAGTGAACCATTCATAGCAATGTATTATGATGTCATAAGTGATAAAGAGATTGAGATAATCAAAGAATTATCAATGCCAATG TTAACTCGAGCTAGGGTATTAACAGATGATAAAGATAATGAAATATCTACTGTACGTGTATCGCAAACTGCTTGGTTTACTGAAGCCAATGAACCATTGATTGGACAGTTAAATCGTCGTATTGAATCTATAACTGGACTTTCagtgaatatgaataaaagTGATTGTGAACTGGTACAGATTGCCAATTATGGTATTGGTGGTCATTATGTACCACATTATGATTATCTCATTAAGGATAAGCCCGAAAATCAACGTACAAACATTTCGGAAAAAGATCAATATGCTGGTGATCGTATAGCAACATTTATGTtctat CTATCTGATGTTGAAGTTGGTGGATCAACAGTTTTTACCCGTCTTGGTATCCGTGTAAATCCGGTTAAAGGAGCGGCTATATTCTGGTATAATCTATTACGTAATGGTGAAGGAATTATTGATACAATACATGGTGCTTGTCCGGTTTTGATTGGAGAAAAATGGg TTGCCAATTATTGGATTCGTGAACATGGCCAAATATTTCATCGTCCTTGCAGTCTGGATCCAACAAATtaa
- the mus201 gene encoding rad2 superfamily protein mus201, whose translation MGVTGLWGLIEDAGTRVDVQTLNQKVLAIDLSIWINQSIKGFRDQDGRSVENAHLLGLFYRICKLLFYQIKPIVVFDGECPTVKFHTVQKRQEKTRKNLQKSKNLSINVLINHINSQLASQSSTTSMAISNKKIKLDEKKFASQIYLPCENHKEVDIYKNFSESTNESKISIEDDDNDEEEEITLKNKSYNHPLLQNIHDIDIHSELFKVLPAITRYEILVELRDSYKNRKTTNIELLPQESNNFSQFQISKLLKKRSLQEEIEKLIAEFNNVQGKNNIELLKNSQHSSLDIFTSKPSSSTEITTGSLASDEHTRFLLLKTLNQAIEEFTVEKEEEETYMIENYNQSPLYKVPNGLPGQFKVETDAERIELLSKSSEIVPTKFSSKKLSKDIDRNYKKYSTINTNTENFVLSDADDTDSTNSEDFIEIPVDEQFDEGSNDKMEQFDESVPYDTSYRMDIHVKEPSLPENTTLDVQNKTMEIVNNNEKMIEKNVNEDVIEISNKEITKAITQTDDMIKLVETDKKEITEISIERISTPIDFDQMIKDTKESAKLNRQANSVTNQMIQDCQQLLQLFGIPWVVAPGEAEAQCACLESLGLCEGVITDDSDIFLFGGQNVYRNFFTDSKFIMRYRLEDLIKYYGLDRCKFICLGMLCGTDYTLGIDGVGPVTGMEILSQFPGKGLEPLEKFSKWYREKNSQKDVRPENSVRKKFSQLSIPDSFPSRVIFDAYQNANVDDSNEPFRWSMPQLSELREFATERFGWSEAKTDAFLLPVLKSLNSKQTQKRIDFYFKTAHHRSNVITEKLKIKRSKRLNEAIRKNIQLSIDQKNENGEQSNNRQGQRSYRNKKRSKSNKSIDRMRNKRPSASSINQTSSSLQTNDNCILSEESSSE comes from the exons ATGGGTGTCACTGGATTATGGGGCTTGATCGAAGATGCCGGTACACGTGTTGATGttcaaacattgaatcaaaaagtTTTGGCCATTG ATTTGTCAATCTGGATCAACCAATCCATTAAAGGATTTCGAGATCAAGATGGACGAAGTGTTGAAAATGCTCATTTATTGGGATTGTTTTATAGAATTTGTAAACTTTTGTTCTATCAAATTAAACCaatcgttgtttttgatggCGAATGTCCGACAGTTAAATTTCATACTGTTCAAAAACGTCAAGaaaagacaagaaaaaatctacaaaagtccaaaaatttgtcaataaATGTGTTGATAAATCACATAAATTCTCAATTAGCTTCacaatcatcgacaacatcaATGGCCAtctcaaataaaaaaataaaattggatgaaaaaaaattcgcttCACAAATCTATTTGCCATGTGAGAATCACAAAGAAGTGGATAtctataaaaatttttctgaatctacaaatgaatccaaaatttcaatcgaagacgacgacaacgatgaagaagaagaaattacattgaaaaataaatcctATAACCATCCTTTACTTCAAAACATACATGATATCGATATCCATTCTGAACTTTTTAAAGTTTTACCCGCCATTACACGTTATGAGATATTGGTTGAATTACGAGATAGCTACAAAAATCGTAAGACTACCAACATTGAATTGTTACCACAAGAATCGAATAATTTCTCACAATTCCAGATTTCCAAACTGCTAAAGAAACGTAGTCTACAGGAagagattgaaaaattaatcgcagaatttaataatgttcaaggaaaaaataatatcgaATTACTTAAAAATTCTCAACATAGTAGTCTTGATATATTTACTTCGAAACCATCAAGTTCTACAGAAATAACCACTGGATCGTTGGCTTCGGATGAGCATACTCGATTTTTGCTgctaaaaacattgaatcaaGCAATCGAAGAATTCACTgttgaaaaagaagaagaagaaacttacatgattgaaaattataatcaaagtCCACTTTATAAAGTTCCTAATGGTTTACCTGGTCAATTCAAAGTCGAGACAGATGCTGAACGAATCGAATTATTATCGAAATCTTCCGAAATAGTTCCTactaaattttcatcaaaaaaattatccaaagATATTGATCgtaattataaaaaatattcaaccaTTAATACAAATACAGAAAATTTCGTTCTAAGTGATGCTGATGACACTGATTCTACAAATTCGGAggatttcattgaaattcctgttgatgaacaatttgaCGAAGGtagtaatgataaaatggaaCAGTTTGATGAATCAGTGCCTTATGATACCAGTTATCGGATGGACATCCATGTCAAAGAGCCAAGTCTTCCGGAAAATACAACCCTAGAtgtacaaaacaaaacaatggaaatcgtaaataataatgaaaaaatgattgaaaaaaatgttaacgAGGATGTTATTGAAATATCGAATAAAGAAATCACGAAAGCAATTACACAGACAGATGATATGATAAAACTAGTCGAGACtgataaaaaagaaatcacaGAAATATCGATTGAACGAATATCGACACCGATTGACTTTGATCAGATGATCAAAGATACGAAAGAGTCAGCAAAATTGAATCGGCAGGCCAACAGTGTCActaatcaaatgattcaagATTGTCAACAATTGTTACAGCTCTTTGGCATTCCTTGGGTTGTGGCACCCGGTGAAGCTGAAGCTCAATGTGCTTGTTTGGAATCGTTGGGACTTTGTGAAGGTGTCATTACTGATGACAGTGATATTTTCCTATTCGGTGGTCAGAATGtttatcgaaattttttcaccGATTCCAAATTCATAATGAGATATAGACTGGAAGATTTGATAAAATATTATGGACTTGATCGTTgcaaatttatttgtttgggCATGCTATGTGGAACAGATTATACACTTGGAATCGATGGTGTTGGTCCAGTTACTGGTATGGAAATTTTAAGTCAATTTCCTGGGAAAGGACTTGAACCTTTGGAAAAATTCTCCAAATGGTATCGGGAAAAAAACAGTCAAAAAGATGTTCGTCCAGAGAATTCAGtacggaaaaaattttctcaattATCAATACCTGATTCATTTCCTAGCCGAGTTATTTTCGATGCATATCAAAAtgcaaatgttgatgattcgaatgaacCGTTTCGTTGGTCAATGCCACAACTTTCTGAATTACGAGAATTTGCTACCGAACGTTTTGGTTGGTCCGAAGCTAAAACTGATGCTTTTCTGTTACCAGTATTGAAAAGTCTTAATTCAAAACAG acacaaaaaagaattgatttcTACTTTAAAACAGCTCATCATCGATCTAATGTGATAACggagaaattaaaaattaaacgCAGTAAACGCTTGAATGAAGCtattagaaaaaatattcaattgtcgattgatcaaaaaaacgaaaacggtGAGCAATCAAACAATCGTCAAGGCCAACGATCGTATCGAAACAAAAAGCGatcgaaatcaaataaatccaTAGATAGAATGAGAAATAAACGtccatcagcatcatcaataaatcaaactTCCTCTTCACTTCAAACCAATGATAACTGTATATTATCAGAAGAATCATCAAGtgaataa